A region of Betta splendens chromosome 13, fBetSpl5.4, whole genome shotgun sequence DNA encodes the following proteins:
- the st14a gene encoding ST14 transmembrane serine protease matriptase a: MDAMDTGLKYTPGRTDKDWDTSVQFLPASDNKKLEKKRGPGKVGLIVIVVAVAALVALVTGLLLWHFRLRKDLQQKRMYSGSMRITNQNFVDAYEDPNSPEFKALAEQVTEQLRTLYAKDTLLDKHHVGSEVQAFSEGSVIAYYLSEFKVPADQVAALDRSMSSIPSLAAKSGKIALGGLFVDNVTTAAVDARMLSYSLNDVNKFSEHAKPNQIGQIMSPGFPDRPYPNNAFFQWQLRADPQHFIELQFDTLNLEGNCSNDFIKIYDSLVPIETRAMQVFCGFHAHSQPLRLQSSRNVMLVTMATNKKKNFPGFKARYSQIQRGSRAQTCGGKVTGVSGLISSPNYPSFYPLKTTCLWSIEVPEGKAVKVTFKKFLLSEPGQKSKDCQKDYVMINGKKFCGEQPDKAITESSSTTNKMDVEFYSDSSYVDRGFEAAFEAIDMSDPCPRKFQCSNLLCVKSELRCDGWNDCGDMSDEIGCVCGQNDINCTNGLCKPMFWRCDGVNDCGDNTDELNCACKMGQLTCKNGKCVSEKSHCDGRDDCGDGSDELDCPRASGGITCTELTYKCKNNICISKVNPECDGQRDCDDGSDEENCDCGRNRFKSSRIVGGQNAEEGEFPWQVSLQVKPYGHVCGASIISPTWLVTAAHCVQDDSKIRFSQPGTWEAQLGLHTQRNIASTVVKRTLKQIIPHPYYNTFTFDNDMALMELDSPVSFSDYIRPICLPAATHNFPAGDTVSISGWGATREGGSAAMVLQKAEVRIINSTVCNSLMAGQITSRMLCAGVLKGGVDACQGDSGGPLSSSVGQHAFLAGVVSWGDGCARRDKPGIYTQVTKFRGWIKEKTGV; the protein is encoded by the exons ATGGATGCAATGGACACTGGGCTGAAATATACACCGGGTAGAACG GACAAGGATTGGGACACGAGTGTCCAGTTCCTTCCGGCGTCGGACAACAAAAAGCTGGAGAAGAAGAGGGGTCCGGGGAAGGTTGGGCTCATCGTCATCGTGGTGGCTGTCGCCGCTCTGGTCGCACTCGTTACTGGGTTGCTGCTCTGGCATTTCCGCC TCCGGAAAGATTTGCAGCAGAAGAGGATGTACAGCGGCTCCATGCGAATCACCAACCAGAACTTTGTGGACGCCTACGAGGACCCGAACAGCCCTGAGTTCAAGGCGCTGGCGGAGCAGGTGACGGAGCAG CTTAGAACTCTGTACGCCAAAGACACGCTGCTGGACAAACACCACGTTGGCTCCGAGGTTCAGGCTTTCAG CGAAGGCAGCGTCATCGCCTACTACCTGTCGGAGTTCAAGGTGCCTGCGGACCAAGTGGCTGCGCTCGACAGGTCCATGTCCTCCATTCCCAGCCTGGCGGCAAAAAGTGGAAAGATCGCGCTAGGCGGTTTGTTCGTGGATAATGTGACGACTGCAG CCGTCGATGCCCGCATGTTGTCGTACTCGCTCAATG ATGTGAACAAGTTTTCAGAACATGCAAAGCCAAACCAAATCGGGCAGATAATGTCCCCCGGCTTCCCGGATAGGCCTTACCCCAACAACGCCTTCTTCCAGTGGCAGCTGAGAGCAGACCCCCAACACTTTATCGAGCTTCAGTTCGACACGCTGAATCTGGAGGGAAACTGCTCCAATGACTTCATCAAAATCTACGACTCTCTGGTGCCCATCGAGACTCGCGCTATGCAAGT GTTTTGTGGATTCCACGCTCACAGTCAACCTCTGAGGCTGCAGTCTTCTCGAAACGTCATGTTGGTGACGATGGCCACAAATAAGAAGAAGAACTTCCCAGGGTTTAAAGCAAGATACTCACAAATCCAGCGTGGGAGTCGAG CTCAAACATGCGGTGGCAAGGTGACGGGTGTCAGCGGACTTATCTCTTCTCCCAACTACCCCAGCTTCTATCCTCTCAAAACCACGTGTCTGTGGTCGATAGAG gtCCCTGAAGGTAAAGCAGTGAAGGTGACGTTCAAAAAGTTCCTCTTGTCTGAACCGGGTCAGAAAAGCAAGGACTGCCAAAAAGACTATGTCATGATCAATGGGAAGAA ATTTTGCGGAGAACAACCAGACAAAGCGatcacagaaagcagcagcaccaccaacAAAATGGATGTGGAGTTCTACTCTGATTCGTCTTATGTGGACAGAGGCTTTGAGGCTGCGTTCGAAGCTATTGACATGAGTGATC CCTGTCCACGCAAATTTCAGTGCAGTAATCTGCTCTGTGTGAAGTCGGAGCTCAGGTGCGACGGCTGGAATGATTGTGGGGACATGAGCGACGAGATCGGCTGTG TGTGCGGTCAAAATGATATCAACTGTACAAACGGCCTGTGTAAGCCCATGTTCTGGAGGTGTGATGGCGTAAATGACTGTGGAGACAACACGGATGAACTGAACT gcGCTTGTAAAATGGGACAATTAACATGTAAGAATGGCAAATGTGTGTCTGAGAAGAGCCACTGTGATGGAAGGGACGACTGCGGGGACGGATCCGACGAGTTGGACTGTCCCAGAG CCTCTGGTGGCATAACCTGCACTGAGCTTACatacaaatgtaaaaacaacatttgCATTAGTAAAGTGAACCCAGAATGTGATGGGCAACGGGACTGTGACGATGGATCTGACGAGGAAAACTGCG ACTGCGGGAGGAATCGGTTCAAGTCATCGCGTATTGTGGGTGGTCAgaatgcagaggaaggagagttTCCGTGGCAGGTCAGCCTCCAAGTCAAACCGTACGGCCACGTGTGCGGAGCGTCCATCATCAGTCCAACATGGCTggtcactgctgctcactgtgtACAGGACGACAGCAAAATAAG aTTCTCCCAGCCCGGCACCTGGGAAGCTCAGCTCGGCCTTCACACCCAGCGGAACATAGCGAGCACTGTGGTGAAGAGGACCCTGAAGCAGATCATACCCCACCCTTACTACAACACGTTCACTTTCGACAACGACATGGCCCTGATGGAGCTGGACAGTCCCGTCTCCTTCTCGGACTACATCAGACCCATTTGCTTGCCAGCTGCCACGCATAATTTTCCCGCTGGGGACACGGTGTCGATCTCCGGGTGGGGTGCCACTCGGGAAGGAG GCAGTGCTGCCATGGTGCTGCAAAAGGCTGAGGTCCGAATCATAAACAGCACGGTATGTAACAGTTTGATGGCAGGCCAGATCACGTCTCGGATGCTGTGCGCTGGCGTGCTGAAGGGAGGAGTGGATGCCTGTCAG GGAGACTCAGGCGGCCCTCTGTCCAGTTCTGTCGGCCAGCATGCGTTTCTGGCAGGAGTTGTTAGCTGGGGTGACGGCTGCGCACGAAGGGACAAACCTGGCATCTACACACAAGTCACCAAATTCCGTGGCTGGATCAAAGAAAAGACCGGAGTATAG